From Scomber scombrus chromosome 21, fScoSco1.1, whole genome shotgun sequence, one genomic window encodes:
- the LOC134002999 gene encoding monocarboxylate transporter 4-like yields the protein MGGAVVDDGPTGVKAPDGGWGWAVLAGCFVITGFSYAFPKAVSVFFKELIREFDVGYSDTAWISSILLAMLYGTGPVCSVLVNRFGCRPVMMVGGLFASLGMILASTATSIIHIYLCTVVTGLGLALNFQPSLVMLNRYFSEKRPLANGLAAAGSPVALCCLSPLGQILQYHYGWRGGFLILGGILLNCCACGALMRPLSPPKQSQEQEEGALTVEEKPQPKRKLLDFSVFKDRGFLIYTVAASIMVLGLFVPPVFVVSYAKGLGYEDTTSALLLTILGFVDMFARPLSGLIAGMKCVRSRSVYLLSFAMIFNGCTDLIGSQANNYAGLVVFCAFFGMSYGMVGALQFEVLMTIVGTEKFSSAIGLVLLMEAIAVLVGPPGAGRLLDATHQYMYVFLLAGCEVTLSAFVIALGNFLCIRKKQDEPTAKMEMAVTAAEKEGLNHGVEGEEDGGGEEEPRGKENGKASALKTGEMIMVEEEDREDNTETSL from the exons ATGGGAGGAGCAGTGGTCGACGATGGGCCTACTGGAGTGAAGGCACCCGATGGGGGATGGGGTTGGGCGGTGTTGGCTGGCTGCTTCGTCATCACTGGCTTCTCCTACGCTTTTCCCAAGGCTGTCAGTGTCTTCTTCAAGGAGCTGATCAGAGAGTTTGATGTTGGCTACAGCGACACTGCCTGGATATCATCAATACTCCTTGCCATGCTATATGGCACAG GCCCTGTGTGCAGTGTGCTGGTGAACAGGTTTGGCTGTCGACCGGTGATGATGGTAGGAGGGCTCTTTGCCTCACTGGGAATGATTCTGGCCTCCACTGCCACCAGCATAATACACATCTACCTCTGTACTGTTGTTACAG GTCTGGGTTTGGCATTGAACTTCCAGCCATCCCTGGTAATGCTCAATCGCTACTTCAGTGAGAAACGTCCACTAGCCAATGGCTTGGCGGCGGCTGGCAGCCCTGTGGCACTGTGCTGCCTCTCCCCACTGGGACAGATTCTCCAGTACCATTATGGTTGGAGGGGGGGGTTCCTCATACTGGGAGGCATACTGCTCAACTGCTGTGCATGTGGTGCCCTCATGAGGCCTCTCTCTCCCCCTAAGCAGTctcaggagcaggaggagggtgCTCTCACAGTGGAAGAGAAGCCCCAGCCAAAGAGGAAACTTTTAGACTTCAGTGTATTCAAGGACAGAGGTTTTCTCATCTATACCGTTGCAGCATCGATTATGGTGCTGGGCTTGTTTGTGCCCCCTGTGTTTGTGGTCAGCTATGCTAAAGGGCTCGGCTATGAGGACACGACCTCGGCATTGCTGCTCACCATCTTGGGATTTGTTGATATGTTTGCTCGGCCTCTGTCAGGACTCATAGCAGGCATGAAGTGTGTACGTTCAAGAAGTGTCTACCTTTTAAGCTTTGCTATGATCTTCAATGGGTGCACTGACCTCATAGGATCACAG GCAAACAACTATGCAGGTCTGGTGGTCTTTTGTGCCTTTTTTGGTATGTCATATGGCATGGTGGGAGCGCTACAGTTCGAGGTCCTCATGACTATCGTAGGGACAGAGAAGTTCTCCAGTGCCATTGGCCTGGTGCTGCTGATGGAAGCTATTGCTGTTCTAGTGGGCCCTCCTGGAGCAG GTCGCCTCTTGGATGCCACCCATCAGTACATGTACGTCTTCCTGTTGGCAGGCTGTGAGGTCACACTGTCAGCCTTTGTCATCGCCCTGGGTAACTTCCTTTGTATCAGAAAGAAACAGGATGAACCAACGGCTAAGATGGAGATGGCTGTGACTGCTGCAGAGAAGGAGGGGCTGAACCATGGGGTGGAGGGTGAGGAAGATGGTGGAGGTGAAGAGGAGCCAAGGGGAAAAGAGAACGGAAAAGCCAGTGCATTGAAAACTGGGGAGATGATaatggtggaggaggaggatagagAGGATAACACTGAGACATCATTATGA